Sequence from the Erythrolamprus reginae isolate rEryReg1 chromosome Z, rEryReg1.hap1, whole genome shotgun sequence genome:
ggttttgcctcccagggacaattccatctgtccgtccatcaccctggggggggggaatcattgaccccctcagagaggctccgcaacttgggtgtcctccttgatccacagctcacattagagaaacagcgttcagctgtggcgaggggggcatttgtccaggttcacctggtgcaccagttgcggccctatctggaccgggagtcactgctcacagtcactcatgccctcatcacctcgaggttcgactactgtaacgctctctacatggggctacctttgaaaggtgtttggaaacttcagatcgtgcagaatgcagctgtgagagcaatcatgagcttccctaaatatgcccgtgttacaccaacactccgcagtctgcattggttgccgatcagtttctggtcacaattcaaagtgttggttatgacctataaagcccttcatggcatcggaccagaatatctccgggaccgccttctgccgcacgaatcccagccagcagttaggtccaacagagtgggccttctccgagtcccgtcaactaaacaatgtcatttggcgggacccaggggaagagccttctctgtggtggccctggccctctagaaccagctccctccagagatcagaattgccccccaccctccttgccttttgtaagctccttaaaacccacctctgtcgtcaggcatgggggaattgagatattccttcctcctaggcctatacaatttatgcatggtatgtttgtgtgtatgtttggtttttaacaagggttttttagtggttttaaatattagatttgttacatattgtttttattattgttgttagctgccccgagtctacagagaggggcggcatacaaatctaataaataaataaataaattacatgtaTACTAATGGTATGGAGAATAACTTACAGTATagcaagaaatattttccttcccTGTTCCTTTTGCAGATTCCCCAATTGTTAGCCTACCTTTTTCTTTGCTTCTCTCTACCCTGTACTTATTGCCTTCAACTATCCTCTTGGTTAGTGCTGGCCCAGGGATTGTAAAACTGACTCATGAGTTGACTGGCTGTACAGATCTGCATGTTTACCTAAAATATTAATTTTCTAAAGTTGCAATCTTTAATACTgtagagaaaaaattaaaaaatattttttctattagtATGAACCTTATACTTTCTATGGCTAATAAGTAGTTCGTGAAAGTTCATGAAAGAGACAAATCAGAAACTAAAGTCTATTGTATAAATAAATGGGAGGCTTACCAAGCAAAGCTGAGCTTGCAAGTCTATTTCCAAGGTTTGCAGTTGACGTTTTAGGTCAACAACTTGATTGTTGCAATCCTCAACTTCTTTGCTACTGATACAGACCTCTTGATTCACTTCTTCCATCTgaaaaaaacaaccattaaaaatAAGATGGGGAAATTGAGAAGCAGTTTGTTTACTGATGAAACTACTGACATCAAGATGACTTTAAACctttgaaatattaaaatatttgtaaGGGGAAATATTTTTAAGGAACAGAATAATGGCAGGCTATTAGTATTGTCTTATGTTGAGGAACAACATGTTGTTGTAAATAGGCTCACTTATATTCATAGCAAGGACAATATGAGGGTGATGATCTTTGTTTTGTTGAACTCAGGGCAGCACAAATTGTTTATGCTTCCATTAGCTATTTTCCCAACCATAACAATCATGTGAcataaattgaactgagaaagaaTAATTGACTCAAATCACCCAAAAACTTTCCTACCTAAGAAAGACTACAATGTATGGACTTGAGTCCGACAacctaaccactgtgccaaacTGGCAAGTAGAAAATTAAAAGGAgggttttcatatttattttaggTCATTAGGGTTAGCCACTCCCATGAATAAATGCATTCACTTATATTCATGATCTCTGTACTAATTATgtaaggaatacagtgttccctcaattttcgcgggttcgaactttgcggaacgtctataccacggattttcaaaaatattaattaaaaaatacttcgctgttttttctcctataccacggtttttcctgcccgatgacgtcatatgtcattgccaaacctttgtctgcctttaaaaaacattttttttaataaactttaataaataaacatggtgagtaataatctaaatggttgctaagggaataggaaattgtaatttaggggtttaaagtgttaatggaaggcttgggatactgttcatagccaaaaatagtgtatttacttccgcatctccacttcgcggaaatttgactttcgcgggcggtctcggaacgcatcccccgcgaaaatcgagggaacattgtattctGAAGAATCATTCTGCCCAtagaaaaagattttttaaaaaacatggccAGCCCTCCATTACCATGATAATGTATTACATTTATGTTTCATTTCCAACTTAGAATTGTCCTTTCTAAATATAAAAGGCTTCACCAAAGGTAAGCATGGTATTCTGTTCTGGCTTTCTCCATTCTAAATGAGTGACCAGACATGATGATAAATTCATTTAGTCTTTGGAAGGTCTAACACATAACTGGAGTTTTCTGAAAGTAGCTGAAATATCCCACAAAGACTACTCCCAAAACATACTCAAATTTTTGACTCTCTTCTATCTGATGGGATCACCATGTTATCTACaatctttggaagccaaaagtaTTTAAAGGGTATAATGAAGTTCAGTTAtacagataagacggagtggctgtgggttttgcctcccaaggacaatcccatctgtccgtccatcaccctggggggggaattattgaccccctcggagagggtccgcaacttgggcgtcctcctcgatccacagctcacattagaaaaacatctctcagctgtggcgagggggttgtttgcccaggttcgcctggtgcaccagctgcggccctatctggaccgggactcattactcacagtcactcatgccctcatcacctcgaggttcgactactgtaatgctctttacatggggctacctttgaaaagtgttcggaaacttcagatcgtgcagaatgcagatgcaagagcagtcatgggcttacctaggtatgcccatgtttcaccatcactctgcagtctgcattggctgccgatcagtttccggtcacaattcaaagtgttggttatgacctttaaagcccttcatggcattggaccagaatatctccgagaccacctcctgccgcacgaatcccagcgaccgattaggtcccacagagtgggccttctccgggtcccgtcaactaaacaatgtcggttggcaggccccaggggaagagccttctctgtggcggtactggccctctggaaccaactccccccgtagattagaactgcccctactcttcctgccttccgtaaactccttaaaacccacctttgccgtcaggcatgggggaactgaaacatctccccctgggcatgtttaatttatacatggtatgcttgtgtgtatgtctgttagtatatggggtcttttttaaatctttaaatattttaaatttgtcagattatttatgatttgtttccacgtgttgtgagccgccccgagtcttcggagaggggcggcatacaaatctaagtaataaataaataaataaataaatattaaccaaAACAATTGTGGACTTCTAAATGGGAGAGTGGTGAGAGACCAAAATGGTGCAGTATCCCAGAATGAATGAAGTAGGAGTATCTTGCTGACTCTCTCTCATTGCCACTATAAACCATTTCACAATATAAATAGGAGGAAGAGCTGAGAAATTGTTATTTCTAAAGAGCCAGATTTCCGGTCAGCCCTGTCCTGTAAGATGAAGGGGAGCATATATCCTAGAAGTGGGGCAAATAGTCTTGAAGTTGCCCCTCAATGGCAAAGTCTCAGACATAATTTATTTGGTCCACTCCCCCCCTCCCTAATGAATATGTGGCATTACTTAAATGTGCATTGATTGCACTGAAAATAGAATGTGCAAATGTTATGAAAAATGTTATGAAAATATTATTCCTCCTTAAGTGGTGGTTTCCCCCCAAAACAGCATAAGCGACTACTCAGATTGTTAGTTGTTACAGTGTAAATGTGACACTGTAAACTCTATTTTACTGTAATCAGGAACAACATACCTTGCATTCATACCACTGTTCAACTTCTTTGCGATTTTTCTCAATCATGGTTTCATACTGACATCTCATTTCTTCCAAAACCTTCTTCAGATCTTGACCTGGGGAAGAGTTAACTTCCACACTAACATCGCCACAGGTCTGACTCTTCAAACTCTTAATTTCCTGCAAATTAAGTTCAAAAAGATGTGGTCTTCAgtcagaagggatttttttcagtCTCACTCTTACCAAGAATAATAGCAATGTGGATGTACAAGATCAGCTGTATAGCAATGTGGATGTATAAGATCAGACCAAGAATAATAGCAATGTGGATGTATAAGATCAGCTGTATAGCAATGTGGATGTATAAGATCAGACCAAGAATAATAGCAATGTGGATGTATAAGATCAGCTGTATAGCAATGTGGATGTATAAGATCAGACCAAGAATAATAGCAATGTGGATGTATAAGATCAGCTGTATAGCAATGTGGATGTATAAGATCAGACCAAGAATAATAGCAATGTGGATGTATAAGATCAGCTGTATAGCAATGTGGATGTATAAGATCAGACCAAGAATAATAGCAATGTGGATGTACAAGATCAGCTGTATAGCAATGTGGATGTATAAGATCAGACCAAGAATAATAGCAATGTGGATGTACAAGATCAGCTGTATAGCAATGTGGATGTATAAGATCAGACCAAGAATAATAGCAATGTGGATGTATAAGATCAGCTGTATAGCAATGTGGATGTATAAGATTAGACCAAGAATAATAGCAATGTGGAGAAAGGGATCTCACCTCCTCATGGTTCTTCTTGATACAGCACAGCTCTTCTCGGAGGGATTCAAGTTGTGCCTCCAAATCAGATCTACAAAGAGTCAATTGATCCAAAACCTGGCGCAATCCATTGATATCAGCTTCCACATTTTGGCAGAGAGCCAATTCAGTTTCATACCTGCATCGCAGTTATGAAAGGAGGGGAAACACACTGTTAGATCTATAGGgatcattgccaaaatcaataCTTCTGGAATAGCTTTGTATGCAAAGATTCCCTCTTTTGCTTCATTGCACTGTTCTGGAGTGGACTGCTCATTTGTGGACTATTTGATAGTTATCCCACTATGGAAAAGGAAATTTTAAAAGATTTCatgttttatcattgttttttaaaatattttattcatattttttataCTTTTCAGTACTTTCTTTGTTGGATTGTTGTGAATTGCCCAAAATTGCAGAGTCATGTGtcgtacaaatttaataaattattattatatacacaatGATGTGAAATCACAACTGGTATTTAGCTGATCTTATACATACcaaatttttgctggcagaggtttgccatcacaaccAAAAACGGAGCTTGCTAGGGCTGCAGGCagacctcctgagctccattttagctGGCAGAGGGCTGTAGGAGACTATTGcaggtgaaaacagagctcacaagcatagttccctctaagctgagcagtgagcaatcgctcacttaaaaatcatcatcaactcagagttttccaaacctgcccagaaaccgagagggaaagagtgagagggaaggagagagagaggaagagaggaagagagagaaacagatagaaaaaagagaggaaggaaaagagaaagaaaaagaatgggagtaaggaagagagaaagaaaataaaaatctagtttgaaactagctcaactatttaagtggcattttgatattgatagagttgccctattatgagctcactgttatagacacacagtacagtattttattttgaaattctctgaggcaaaacagggtgggttttttgtttgtttgtttgtttgtttgtttgtttgtttgtttatttatttatttatttatttattatttctgtgccgcccagtcccaaagggactgccgctcagacactatacttttccgcccacccaccccaaaaattagagggaacactgcttacaagCCTGTTTTTTCTGGCAGAGCACTTAGACACCCTGACCCAAATgatattgagctggccatgcccaaccTGCCTATGCCCACCCCAGCCCTCCATGGTCAAATACAACTCTAattcagccctcaatgaaatcaggtTTGACACTCCTGTCCTAGAAAGTCATTGTGTGTCGGCATAGTATGTGGGCGGTTCCAAGCTGTGTGGACTTTTGTAATTTTTGTAATGGTTACTATATGATTCAAGTGGGACTTACTTCAATCTGAAATCATCAGCAGTCAtgcggttattatcaatatccaGGATAAGCTTACTGTTATCCACGGAGGCGCAAACAATCTGCATTAGGGAAAGAAATATGTTATTTAAACTTTATCCACCTATTACTTCTTACTTGCCATAACATTGTACTTGAAATTTAGTTTTCAATTTTACTTTCCAGTTTCCACATGTTCCCTACCCAGAAGGGATACACTGAACTTATTTTATGCTTTCTTCTCTCAGCCATGATTTTCTTAACTCATAAAATCCTTCATCGCTTTCGCTCTCTAGCTTTGggcaaaaaccattttccaaatgtttgacttctttctatcattttgtatctatttatattgtatctatattgttgttgtaagccaccctgagtccttcagatcgtgcagaatgcagctgcgagagcaattatgggcttctccaagtatgcccatatcactccaacactccgcagtctgcattggctgccgatcagtttccggtcacaattcaaagtgttggttatgacctataaagcccttcatggcaccggaccagaatatcttcgggaccgcctcctgccgcacgaatcccagcgaccggttaggtcccacagagttggccttctccgggtcccgtcgactaaacaatgttgtctggcgggacccaggggaagagccttctctgtgggggccctgaccctctggaaccagctcccccctgagattaggattgcccccaccctccctgcctttcgtaaactccttaagacccacctttgccgtcaggcatgggggaactaaaacacctcccccttgcccatgttgttttgttgattgattgactgtgtgcctgttttttatatatactgttttttatgagattattaatttcaattggaactggatgggtgggcattggatttggtattgtgtactgtactgttttttattattgttgtgagccgccccgagtttgcggagaggggcggcatataaatccaataaacctaaacctaaacctaaacctttgggattgggtggcatagaagccgaataaataaataataaatagtacttCCCAATTTTAATGCTAACTCTAACCATCCCCTTCCTCAAAATAGCCATTATGTTAACATAACATATATTTCTATATTAAATTCCAAAGCATTAATGCCTAATCTATGGCACGGccagaataattaataatatagatGTACATTACAGAGGAACGATTTTCATACCTGATTCTTTAACTCTTCAATTTGTTGATAATAAGAGCTATAATCCTTTAGCTCAGATGGTGGGCCTTGTCGATCATACCACTGTTTAATTCTGGTTTCAAACTCAGCATTCTCTTCCTCAAGGTGTCGCACTTTCTCCAAGTAAGAGGCCAGGCGGTCATTGAGATTCTGCATGGTCATCTTCTCATCACAGGAAATCAAGGGGGTTTCATTGCCAATGCCAAAGCCACCACCCATTTGCCCAAAGCGGAAACTGCTCCCAGAACCATAAACATAGCTTCCTAACATATTTCCTCCAAAGCCACCATCAGTGCAGCTACCACCCCCATAGGAAGCTCCACTGGAAAAGGTCCTCCCAGATATACCGCCTCCAACACTACTTACAACAGAGGAGGCGCCTCTCCCGGAGATTCCTGAAACTACCCTTATTCCACCACAGCTACTACTGGAGTTTCTCCCCTTGGTGTACAACATAGTCTGTTTAGACCTGCAACTCATATCAAATAAATTTTAGAAGCAAGATCAAGGagccaggggaaaaaaaataaagccaaAGGTGCACAGCTTGATGCAAAGATAGAGTGCAGATGCTAACATATATATACAGGTATCTATTTATACTTTCTGCAGTGTGGGTGTTGCCATAAGGGTGTTCCTTTGTCTTCCATAAGGCTGGCTCATCTGGCTTTCCCTAGCCAAGGAAAATTATTCTGGAGGCAAATTTGCTTTCAGAAATCTCAGCTACATTTAGCTCTTGCAAGGTGTCAGCACATTTCTTTCCCAAATACATCAGCCACAATATCAAGTGAATCATTCTCTTTGCTCCACACTGAAAAGTGTCATAAAATAgcattacaataataaaatattcaaGGGAAAGAAATAATTACAGCCTACtgcaacaaaaatattttccactattattagggattgtTTGTCTTGATttcatcttgattttattttgctACAGTAAGAAGGATAGTCTTGAATTTTCCCCTCTTTGGGCTTATTGTGAGAGACTAAGTATATAACATCTCtgaaattaaatattaaacagGGATCTTTGTCTCTAACCTTGAAAGCTGCCAAGAACATTTGGTTATTAAATAGGTAAATGATTATGTTTTGAACCTGAATCAAGTGAGAAATTAACATTGTGAAATAACTCTAATTTGAAAACAGTAGTGAACATGTTTTATTGGAATCCCTGGGTGTGAACTATAGgatcaatattttaattttaatggcTGTTATAAAGATATTGCATTTTGATTTATTCACAAAAATCACTTGGCAATGTAACACAACTGAAATACTGTATAGTCCTGATGCTGAAGACAGCTGCAATTTTAGGTCCCTTAAGAGACGGAGTACTTGAAGAGGAAACCAAAGTCCAATTTTATCAAGAACATctgaaaaataaaagttaaatatcaattataaatatgaatgtgtttaTGAAAACAACAAAGCTAGTATAGAATTGCTACCATacatatgttttgtatgtatttctgttgtgagctgccctggatctgaggagaaggggggcatataaacaaacaagcaaactaactaactgacaaacaaacaaacaaacaaacaaacacttcacTAGCCAAAATAATTCTGGGGAACTTACAATGTCAAAACACTATAAATTAAATGATTGGCAAAAACCAAGAGAACAAAAGGATAAAGGGGTGAGTTTTATATTTCACTCACCTACCTACTTCCAAAATAGCGCCGGTAGCACTCACCtaccggcgccttttgctggaggcatCGGGGAGACTGCGGCCacacggcgtagccgccatcttgaatctcggccgaagtctcatgAGATCACGAGACTTCGGCCGAAGagcaggccagggtggcctgatcggtgacgtgtccgggcggggcctgccagccctataaaagggcgggcaggcccgggctcagccttttcgcccggacctgttgccagagcagacacccgcccgccctccctattctgcagtgtgctattctgggtcgccctagggggccgaataggaatttttgatgGTCTGGCCTCTTAGccggggctgttttttcgcctattccacactgaggagaaggataagcggttagggggtgctcgcacctgttaggctaattggcttacctttggtcatttgggtaggcaggttaggggtggaaaactgggtggtggtttagcaactgcgtgttctccgttgggcatctttggggatgattgacaggttctcttcaaaggcttgtggtggaagcgacctgagcaattgggggaacctgtctttgggtcccgcacatttaattcccctgCTAGGGGTTAGCCtgcaggacctcccacatgcaagtgcatggcatggtctcaggtgagggaggggtcccttacctggactagcatggagctatgcccatatgttgccccggaagtttattctacatcattttccgccccggaagcaattgtttgaccctgcaggtccattgttagggtcatagttaattatgttaattatgctaatttatttaaataaattatgctaatttattttaataaaaatgacccagtttaaatccagctcttggtgtccgcattgttactccgtctctcctgcaatagTGTGTCCCCATCAGGTCCCGAGCCAACTAGCAGAGTCTGGTTTTGAGGTTCTTCAAATGGAAGCTTCTGAATACGCATGCAGTGTTTGGAGGAATGAgataccaaatttatttatttatttttatttatttattttgtccaatgcacaatacacattgaagagaatagacaagtaataatatatataaagaaaaggatagaagaaaagatataaaaatgggggagaagatatatgaaaggaagaaaagatatatgagataaaggagagacaattggaaagGGGACAGAAGGGAACAAAATTTGCCCTCATCATCCCAATGCTCTATCAAATACTTATATTGCTGCTACTTACATGATAAAACTCAAAGGTAGAAAGTGCATTTGTACAATTGGTCCCAGTTCAtactgctttggataccaacttATTTTCATAGATATACATCAGGAAAAAATGAAATTGGTTGAATTTTGATTTATTGAATCACATTTTAACGAGTCCCAGTGAAAGCAATTGAATATATTAATCCTCCATTAATGTCATTGATTTCACGTGGCTGCTTGAAATATCATGAAATTTGAATCCTCAATATGTGAAGCAACTCAAATACTAATTGAAAGACATAAACTACCCCATCCCACCCTCCAAGCCACCTTAAACATCCTTAACAGCTTAGAAATCAGTTCCACAAAATTGTACTGTACAAAATTAACAAATTAAGGTACAGTGTACACCCAATGTACCTTcaagacattttttttctttaaaatattctttgaaaGCACAGAGCATTTTCTCCTCCAAAGTGTCCATACTTTGTTAGTTGGCTTCTAAACTGGATTTAATACTCTGTCAGGGGATTCTATGCTAAACGTATCATTATTTCCATATGGCAATAAAGAAAGGTAATTCACAGTGTGAGTGAAACAGAATAGGTGACGGCAATTACTCTGTGGTTGCAAAAATAAAGGATTGAAAAAAATAGTTTCAATTGGCAAAAAAGAGCCCTTATCCAGGCACTTGGATTATGCTTTTCTTACCAAGgaagataaaatatttataactcatgagttttcttgtttatttttctaTGATAGAATACTTTTAGAACCAATCTCACAAAGACAGAAAAATTTCCTTGGGGTAGGattgagtattattattattattattattattattattattattattaattggatttgtatgccgcccctctccgcagactcggggcggctaacaacagtaataaaacagtatatgacaataatccaatactaaaaacagttaaaaacccattatataaaaaccaatcatacatacagacataccatgcataaaattgtaaaggcctagggggaaagtgtatctcaattcccccatgcctggtggcagaggtgggttttaagcagcttacgaaaggcaaggagggtgggggcaattctaatctctggggggagttggttccagagggccggggccgccacagagaaggctcttcccctgggtcccgccaagtgacattgtttggttgacgggaagcggagaaaacccactctgtgggacctaactggtcgctgggattcgttcagcagaaggcggtcccggaagtaatctggtccggtgccatgaagggctttataggtcataaccaacactttgaattgtgaccggaaactgatgggcaaccaatgcagactgcggagtgttggtgtaacatgggcatatttgggaaagcccataattgctctcgcagctgcattctgcacaatctgaag
This genomic interval carries:
- the LOC139154501 gene encoding keratin, type I cytoskeletal 19-like, producing MSCRSKQTMLYTKGRNSSSSCGGIRVVSGISGRGASSVVSSVGGGISGRTFSSGASYGGGSCTDGGFGGNMLGSYVYGSGSSFRFGQMGGGFGIGNETPLISCDEKMTMQNLNDRLASYLEKVRHLEEENAEFETRIKQWYDRQGPPSELKDYSSYYQQIEELKNQIVCASVDNSKLILDIDNNRMTADDFRLKYETELALCQNVEADINGLRQVLDQLTLCRSDLEAQLESLREELCCIKKNHEEEIKSLKSQTCGDVSVEVNSSPGQDLKKVLEEMRCQYETMIEKNRKEVEQWYECKMEEVNQEVCISSKEVEDCNNQVVDLKRQLQTLEIDLQAQLCLRESLQDSLGETECRYNTHLAEIQNQISCVEQQLAELRAEMECQNREYRELLDVKCRLEQEIQTYRSLLEEGQQDISSPSSSLSGGGHSKHSGGVRHLSHSYSTSSSSQVSTSDLKGYSR